The Prevotella melaninogenica ATCC 25845 genome includes a window with the following:
- a CDS encoding preprotein translocase subunit SecE, with protein sequence MEQKKDKWKNIVLLLIELPIVCFLALFTLDAHSSLLAYKEHPWSIFMQRLIFASAPILIVEILIFFFINLIFMSLSKKEIYKGVVTKSFFYKTYFIFIINGSHGTLHEVINIRLLLMVKKLP encoded by the coding sequence ATGGAACAAAAAAAAGATAAATGGAAGAATATAGTTTTGCTTTTAATAGAGTTACCCATTGTTTGCTTTTTAGCATTATTTACATTGGATGCCCATTCTAGTTTGCTAGCATATAAAGAGCATCCATGGTCAATTTTCATGCAGAGGTTAATATTTGCTTCTGCCCCCATATTAATTGTCGAAATTCTTATATTTTTTTTTATAAATTTGATTTTCATGTCATTATCTAAGAAAGAAATATATAAAGGTGTCGTCACTAAAAGTTTTTTTTATAAAACATATTTTATATTTATTATTAATGGTTCTCATGGTACTCTTCATGAAGTTATTAATATTCGATTATTGTTAATGGTGAAAAAACTTCCTTAG
- a CDS encoding helix-turn-helix domain-containing protein, with product MEDKEIITQQDPQMQMFAQLMEGTLKKLERYCSTARPMLGGEVYLTGEEVCSQLRLSTRTLQEYRNAGILPFYKIGGKILYKQSDIQTMLERYYNSIPQTGKL from the coding sequence ATGGAAGATAAAGAAATCATTACACAGCAAGACCCTCAAATGCAGATGTTTGCACAGTTGATGGAGGGTACTTTGAAGAAACTGGAGCGTTATTGCTCCACAGCCCGTCCGATGTTGGGTGGAGAGGTTTACCTCACTGGTGAGGAGGTTTGCAGCCAATTACGGCTCAGCACACGTACGCTCCAAGAGTACAGAAATGCAGGAATACTTCCTTTCTACAAAATCGGAGGGAAGATACTTTACAAACAGAGCGACATACAGACTATGCTTGAAAGGTATTATAATTCAATACCGCAAACAGGTAAGTTATGA